A section of the Oryzias latipes chromosome 10, ASM223467v1 genome encodes:
- the ddx41 gene encoding probable ATP-dependent RNA helicase DDX41 → MDTENLPKKRSHGEEENSGSEGSEDDDYVPYVPVKIRKQQMLQKMLRLRGKAVDEEQKDSGEEQRDEDEGLGPRSNVSLLDQHQHLKEKAEARKESAKEKQLKEEEKILESVAEGRALMSVKEMAKGIIYDDPIKTSWKAPRYILNMPETRHERVRKKFHILVDGDGIPAPIKSFREMKFPPAILKGLKKKGIVHPTPIQIQGIPTVLSGRDMIGIAFTGSGKTLVFTLPIIMFALEQEKRLPFFKREGPYGLIICPSRELARQTHSIIEYYCKLLEEEGAPQLRTALCIGGMSVKEQMEVVKHGVHMMVATPGRLMDLLQKKMVSLDICRYLALDEADRMIDMGFEEDIRTIFSYFKGQRQTLLFSATMPKKIQNFAKSALVKPVTINVGRAGAASLDVIQEVEYVKEEAKMVYLLECLQKTPPPVLIFAEKKADVDAIHEYLLLKGVEAVAIHGGKDQEERTKAIEAFKEGKKDVLVATDVASKGLDFPAIQHVVNYDMPEEIENYVHRIGRTGRSGKTGIATTFINKACDESVLMDLKALLIEAKQKVPPVLQVLQTGDETMLDIGGERGCTFCGGLGHRITDCPKLEAMQTKQVTNIGRKDYLAHSSMDF, encoded by the exons ATGGACACAGAAAATCTTCCAAAAAAG CGATCCCATGGAGAGGAGGAAAATTCTGGTTCAGAAGGATCAGAGGATGATGATTATGTTCCGTACGTTCCGgtcaaaatcagaaaacaacaaatg CTGCAGAAAATGTTGCGTCTGCGGGGAAAAGCGGTGGACGAGGAGCAGAAGGACAGCGGGGAGgagcagagagatgaggatGAGGGTCTCGGTCCACGCTCCAACGTTAGTCTGCTTGACCAGCATCagcatttaaaggaaaaagctgAAG CTCGTAAGGAGTCGGCCAAAGAGAAGcagctgaaggaggaggagaagattCTTGAAAGCGTTGCTGAGGGCCGAG CTTTGATGTCTGTCAAGGAAATGGCTAAAGGTATCATATACGATGATCCTATAAAAACAAG TTGGAAGGCACCGCGTTACATCCTGAATATGCCTGAAACCAGACACGAACGTGTCAGGAAAAAATTCCACATCCTGGTTGATGGAGATGGCATCCCTGCTCCAATCAAAAGTTTCAGAGAGATGAAGTTCCCACCAG caattctaaaaggcttaaaaaagaaGGGAATTGTACACCCAACACCCATTCAAATTCAAGGAATCCCCACAGT tctGTCAGGTCGAGACATGATTGGAATTGCCTTCACTGGATCCGGAAAGACTCTGGTGTTCACGCTGCCGATCATCATGTTTGCTCTGGAGCAAGAAAAGAGGCTGCCTTTCTTTAAAAGAGAGGGACCATACGGACTCATCATCTGTCCTTCA CGAGAGTTGGCAAGGCAGACTCACAGCATCATCGAGTATTACTGCAAGCTGCTGGAGGAGGAAGGAGCCCCCCAGCTCCGCACTGCCCTTTGCATCGGGGGAATGTCTGTCAAGGAGCAGATGGAGGTTGTTAAACA TGGCGTTCACATGATGGTTGCCACCCCGGGAAGACTGATGGATCTGTTGCAGAAGAAGATGGTCAGTCTGGACATTTGTCGTTACCTGGCTCTGGATGAAGCTGACAGGATGATTGACATGGGCTTTGAGGAAGACATCAGGACCATCTTTTCCTATTTCAAG GGACAGAGGCAAACCCTTCTATTTAGTGCCACTATGCCCAAAAAGATCCAGAACTTTGCCAAGAGCGCTCTGGTCAAACCGGTCACCATTAATGTGGGGAGAGCCGGAGCAGCCAGCTTGGACGTCATTCAA GAAGTGGAGTATGTCAAAGAAGAAGCCAAGATGGTTTACCTTCTGGAGTGTCTCCAGAAAACTCCGCCTCCT GTTCTCATCTTTGCTGAGAAGAAGGCGGACGTGGATGCCATCCACGAGTATCTGCTGCTGAAAGGAGTGGAGGCAGTGGCCATACACGGAGGAAAAG accaAGAAGAAAGAACTAAAGCCATAGAAGCATTTAAAGAAGGGAAGAAAGATGTCTTGGTTGCTACAGATGTCGCCTCCAAAGGTCTGGATTTCCCAGCTATTCAACATGTCGTGAACTATGACATGCCTGAAGAGATAGAAAACTATG TCCACAGGATTGGAAGAACCGGGCGATCGGGAAAGACCGGTATTGCCACGACCTTCATCAATAAAGCCTGCG ACGAGTCAGTGCTGATGGACCTGAAAGCTCTGCTAATTGAAGCCAAGCAGAAGGTTCCTCCAGTCCTCCAGGTTCTCCAGACGGGAGATGAAACCATGCTGGACATTGGAG gggagagaggctgcaCATTTTGCGGTGGCCTCGGCCATCGGATCACAGACTGTCCAAAGCTGGAGGCCATGCAGACCAAGCAGGTCACCAACATCGGACGGAAAGACTACCTGGCTCATAGCTCAATGGATTTTTAA
- the fam193b gene encoding protein FAM193B, with amino-acid sequence MARKKSKQQGVAQKELAPGTQNAAKSSVSPGDAAGGGGGDAGLDRLANTRANQPMHTCCLLCHREFKDWGAGSVNGLPGVHGTKLADAVPALSQALLREVPGRKLADAVPSLSQSLLGEVPLWICQSCCKSVEEEEKRSTQEQQQVPLSHSSSCKSQSCGNGYPEQSSVDWDPSSFLSAHKLSGLWNSAHANGGEHCNHNTSHSPQGVTAASGCHDKRGLHEAPGKSAKTSAPKVCPYSHPSSQNSSGPSAGNSLSTSADLCKTPPKHFKTMCRRPTPPGEAFHPNDHHQHTDLSAPPNSPTGLSSQHSSLLPLKSNSGLHGHVTSSCSGGGMAAHAPFSPLVPNLHSPTAKLSSPSPDSPTSVHKPSPCKNSHIPSVNTQHGKLGTSLMGCNHSCNGHSQGTGPPSNVGHLTAGACRDQVCKGHKVTNGTLCHPSSELDEGEDEDSSSERSSCASSSTNQKDGKYCDCCYCEFFGHNAPPAAPTSRNYAEIREKLRSRLTRRKEELPQRQDSDLTAAGIIDNRDVDELLDFINSSEPKPVNSAKAAKRARHKQKKKEKAQQCSTGTADGEPHCGPPELADEPVSDAPEASRLLDWPQLELERVNSFLTSRLEEIKNTIKDSIRASFSMYDLNLDVNDFPKKAATLEGNHLLSHLNGSSDLQQIDLDLSPLSLGTFKSHLDLVNGWEDTNIASSSSATTTSSGVGAASKDDQRLQTSTGLSKLVRVRSPDGCSLSGSDSLPQVPDQAVAKSKEDTPDPKNTAVRNCGGKSKKNKKHQQRQEPSAAELNSYKPNKAPCGNEVQPTNEMKETALNGSKSGSKHLHPPAENPKNGPKKAEDSRPPKHVTNGGPLSLQKMKGDAETRGRPEQEPVSKSHPAFPANGTPPQQAKGKNKKNKNKGEKSRNVIDDVFLPKDVDPTEMDETDREVEYFKRFCLDSAKQTRQKVAVNWSNFSLKKVPSSAAQ; translated from the exons ATGGCGAGGAAGAAAAGTAAGCAGCAGGGGGTCGCCCAGAAGGAGCTGGCGCCAGGGACGCAGAACGCAGCGAAGAGCTCAGTCTCTCCCGGCGATGCAGCTGGCGGTGGCGGTGGGGATGCTGGGCTGGATAGATTGGCCAACACCAGGGCGAATCAG CCTATGCACACCTGCTGTCTCCTGTGCCATCGAGAGTTTAAAGACTGGGGTGCAGGCTCGGTCAACGGACTTCCCGGGGTCCATGGGACGAAGCTGGCCGACGCAGTGCCTGCGCTCTCCCAAGCGCTTTTGCGAGAGGTACCGGGACGCAAGCTGGCGGACGCAGTGCCCTCCCTGTCCCAGTCCCTGCTGGGAGAGGTGCCTCTTTGGATCTGTCAGAGCTGCTGTAAGAGTgtggaagaagaggagaagcGGAGCACGCAGGAGCAACaacag GTACCTTTGTCGCATTCTTCCTCTTGTAAATCCCAAAGTTGTGGGAACGGTTACCCAGAGCAGAGTTCTGTGGACTGGGACCCCAGCTCCTTCCTGTCAGCCCACAAACTGTCAGGTCTCTGGAACTCAGCCCACGCCAACGGAGGGGAGCACTGCAATCACAACACTTCACACTCACCGCAAG GTGTAACGGCAGCATCAGGCTGTCACGACAAAAGAGGCCTTCATGAAGCACCTGGAAAATCTGCAAAAACCTCAGCGCCCAAAGTTTGTCCCTACAGCCACCCATCCTCCCAGAACTCCAGTGGACCTTCTGCTGGGAACTCCCTGTCTACCTCAGCAGACCTTTGTAAAACCCCTCCCAAGCACTTCAAGACCATGTGTCGTCGACCGACTCCACCAG GTGAAGCCTTTCATCCCAATGACCACCACCAACACACGGACTTGTCTGCACCTCCAAACAGCCCCACCGGTCTTTCTTCCCAGCATTCCTCACTCCTGCCGCTAAAGTCAAACTCTGGACTGCATGGCCATGTAACCTCTTCGTGCAGTGGCGGCGGCATGGCGGCCCACGCTCCCTTCTCCCCGCTCGTACCCAACCTCCACAGCCCCACCGCCAAGCTCAGCTCTCCAAGCCCCGACAGCCCGACATCTGTGCACAAGCCCAGCCCGTGCAAAAACTCCCACATTCCCTCGGTGAACACGCAACACGGCAAGCTGGGCACATCTCTCATGGGCTGTAACCACTCCTGTAATGGACACAGCCAGGGAACCGGGCCTCCTTCCAATGTTGGTCATCTGACAGCTGGGGCCTGCAG GGATCAAGTATGTAAGGGACACAAAGTGACGAATGGGACGCTGTGCCAcccttcgtctgagctggatgAAGGCGAGGATGAAGACAGCAGCTCTGAGAGAAGCTCCTGCGCCTCATCTTCCACCAATCAGAAGGATGGAAAGTACTGTGACTGCTGCTATTGCGAGTTTTTTGGACACAATGCG CCTCCAGCTGCACCGACAAGTCGAAACTACGCTGAGATCCGAGAGAAGCTCCGCTCGCGTCTAACCCGCCGCAAAGAGGAGCTTCCGCAGCGTCAAGACTCGGACCTGACGGCAGCTGGCATCATTGACAACAGGGACGTGGATGAGCTGCTGGACTTCATTAACAGTTCTGAGCCCAAACCCGTCAACAGCGCCAAAGCTGCCAAAAGGGCTCGAcacaagcagaaaaagaag GAAAAAGCTCAGCAGTGCAGCACGGGTACTGCAGACGGTGAACCCCACTGCGGTCCGCCCGAGCTCGCCGATGAGCCCGTGTCTGACGCCCCAGAGGCCAGCCGCCTCCTCGACTGGCCCCAGCTGGAACTTGAACGGGTCAACAGTTTTCTCACGAGTCGACTGGAGGAGATTAAGAACACCATCAAAGACTCGATAAGAGCCTCGTTCAGCATGTACGACCTCAATCTGGACGTCAACGACTTCCCAAAGAAAGCGGCCACACTGGAGGGAAACCATTTACTTTCTCACCTCAACGGTTCGTCTGACTTGCAGCAGATTGACCTGGACCTCTCTCCGCTCTCCCTGGGAACGTTTAAGAGTCATCTGGACCTGGTTAACGGGTGGGAGGACACAAACATTGCCTCATCCTCTAGTGCCACAACCACTTCATCGGGAGTCGGTGCCGCTTCGAAAGACGACCAACGGTTGCAGACTTCCACTGGTCTTTCAAAACTTGTAAGGGTTCGCTCTCCAGACGGATGCTCGTTGTCTGGATCTGACAGTTTACCACAGGTGCCCGACCAAGCAGTGGCTAAATCAAAGGAGGACACCCCAGATCCAAAAAACACAGCTGTCAGAAACTGCGGTGGGAAGTCGAAGAAGAACAAAAAGCACCAACAGAGACAGGAGCCATCTGCGGCGGAGCTAAACTCTTACAAACCAAACAAAGCTCCCTGTGGAAACGAAGTACAACCAACCAACGAGATGAAAGAAACCGCACTGAACGGCTCCAAGTCTGGGAGCAAACACCTTCATCCGCCCgcagaaaaccccaaaaacgGACCTAAAAAAGCTGAGGACAGCAGACCCCCCAAGCATGTGACAAATGGTGGTCCTTTGAGTCTTCAGAAGATGAAAGGTGATGCAGAAACTCGAGGTCGGCCGGAGCAGGAACCTGTGAGCAAATCTCATCCCGCTTTTCCAGCAAACGGGACTCCACCGCAGCAAGCCAAggggaaaaataagaaaaacaaaaacaagggaGAGAAATCCAGGAACGTTATTG ATGATGTTTTTCTCCCAAAAGATGTTGATCCCACCGAAATGGATGAAACTGATAGAGAAGTGGAGTACTTTAAAAG GTTTTGCCTCGATTCTGCTAAGCAGACCCGCCAGAAGGTAGCAGTGAACTGGTCAAACTTCAGCCTGAAAAAGGTTCCCAGCAGCGCAGCGCAATAG
- the mxd3 gene encoding max dimerization protein 3, translating to MEGHICNIQVLLRAAEFLERREREAEHGYALVLPISSPHSDKTGKQKSKKISVGGNSNRSVHNELEKNRRAQLRHCLEQLKKQVPLSSDSSRNTTLSLLRQAQLHIKKLQEQDERAEQLKGRLLWEQRELRIRLEQLERGTERMRNNSHGSTMSSERSDSDTEDVEVDVESIVFECDSDELSITHTGADHCYSSMDKAWL from the exons ATGGAAGGACACATTTGCAACATCCAAGTTCTTCTTCGGGCTGCGGAGTTTTTGGAGAGGAGAGAGCGAG AGGCTGAACATGGATATGCTTTGGTCCTTCCTATCAGCTCTCCTCACTCCGACAAGACGGGCAAGCAGAAGAGCAAGAAAATATCAGTCGGTGGCAATAG taacaGGTCTGTTCACAACGAACTGGAGAAGAACAG ACGCGCTCAGCTGAGACACTGCTTGGAGCAGCTGAAAAAGCAAGTCCCCTTGTCGTCCGACTCGTCGAGGAACACCACCCTCAGCCTGCTGAGACAAGCCCAGCTTCACATCAAG aagctgcaggagcaggACGAGCGTGCAGAGCAGCTAAAGGGCCGTCTCCTCTGGGAGCAGAGGGAGCTCCGGATTCGGCTGGAGCAGCTGGAGAGAGGCACGGAGAGGATGAGGAACAACAGCCACGGCTCCACCATGTCCTCAGAGAGGTCGGACTCGGACACAG AGGACGTAGAGGTCGACGTGGAAAGCATCGTGTTTGAATGCGACTCTGATGAACTGAGCATTACACACACGGGTGCAGACCACTGTTACTCCAGCATGGACAAAGCCTGGCTATGA